In Stomoxys calcitrans chromosome 2, idStoCalc2.1, whole genome shotgun sequence, the following proteins share a genomic window:
- the LOC131994822 gene encoding uncharacterized protein K02A2.6-like — protein MLALKGVVNVDIKVGNQTRNLQLYVVDLENVVNIFGFDWFKEFDFQIKSPYNNLVIENCLQVSNDSLTDLECRLKQVLNNFNEVFSEGIGHCPTFKADITLKSDAVPKCMKPYNIPFALHDKVRQEIDRLVSNGVIEPINSSEWASPIVVVPKPNALQITHHMSKKLSCQLDTNTKVSKAKTENS, from the exons ATGTTGGCTCTAAAAGGGGTGGTTAATGTGGATATTAAGGTCGGCAACCAAACACGAAATTTACAACTTTACGTTGTTgatttggaaaatgttgtgaACATATTTGGATTCGATTGGTTTAAAGAATTTGATTTTCAGATAAAAAGTCCATACAATAACCTAGTGATCGAAAACTGCTTGCAAGTTTCAAATGACTCTCTTACGGATTTAGAATGTAGATTGAAACAAGTCTTAAacaatttcaatgaagttttttCTGAAGGAATTGGACACTGTCCAACGTTTAAAGCAGATATTACCCTTAAGTCCGATGCAGTTCCAAAATGTATGAAACCTTACAATATTCCATTTGCGTTACACGACAAAGTTCGACAGGAAATTGACCGTTTGGTCTCCAATGGCGTCATAGAGCCAATAAATTCGAGTGAATGGGCTTCGCCAATTGTGGTGGTTCCAAAACCAAATG CTCTGCAAATAACGCATCATATGTCAAAGAAATTAAGCTGTCAATTAGACACCAACACCAAGGTGTCTAAGGCCAAAACAGAGAATAGTTAG
- the LOC106086557 gene encoding odorant receptor 67d-like: MPLKRAVESFEAIIRIIRLCSAVCGADVVDPDYRVNPLTVFVLVAINLYLVCTGYTIYVDIYIERDWTKVLQTLCLLGSAVQGYCKLLNAILGKENLRFLVHELHQIYEEYDKKDADYRCYLGKSIDGVSKSIKLILAIYVASVIGIISVVPIYRLFFHENIFVMQFLLPGIDPETEFGYIVMNCMHCTCIILGAFGNFAADTYFFTYVSHIPLLTNILKCKIRDLNEELEEPDMRNTNKYSILFKDILRWHQKYMKFISIIKATYFWVVLVEMGTIALSIASTLFCLLLGKWVGGHGYLIYCFVMLYLYCGLGTLVEISNDGVIDSCYNDVIWYKLPVPEKKMLRMMLMMAQNTSGLTVGAVMPLTMNTGLQLTKAIYTWTMMLINFIN; encoded by the exons ATGCCGTTAAAACGTGCAGTGGAAAGCTTTGAAGCCATCATTCGCATCATACGACTGTGTTCGGCTGTATGTGGTGCCGATGTTGTTGATCCAGACTATCGTGTAAATCCTCTCACTGTCTTTGTTTTGGTGGCCATCAATTTGTACCTGGTCTGTACAGGATACACAATTTATGTGGATATATACATAGAGAGAGATTGGACCAAGGTATTACAGACTCTATGCTTGTTGGGCAGTGCAGTTCAG GGCTACTGTAAACTTTTAAATGCTATTTTGGGGAAAGAAAACTTAAGATTTCTGGTTCACGAACTTCATCAAATCTATGAGGAATACGATAAAAAAGATGCCGACTATCGTTGCTATTTGGGTAAAAGCATAGACGGTGTTTCTAAGAGCATTAAATTGATTCTGGCCATCTATGTCGCAAGTGTGATTGGCATTATTAGTGTGGTTCCCATTTATCGTCTGTTTTTCcatgaaaacatttttgtaatGCAATTTCTTTTACCCGGCATCGATCCAGAAACGGAATTTGGCTATATTGTCATGAATTGCATGCACTGCACTTGTATCATTTTGGgagcctttggaaattttgctgCCGACACCTACTTTTTCACCTACGTCAGTCACATTCCATTGTTGACAAATATACTGAAGTGCAAGATTCGGGATTTAAATGAGGAATTGGAGGAGCCAGATATGAGAAATACTAACAAATATAGTATTCTATTCAAGGATATATTACGATGGCATCAAAAGTATATGAA ATTCATCAGCATTATCAAGGCCACCTACTTTTGGGTTGTTCTGGTTGAGATGGGTACCATAGCATTGAGCATTGCATCCACTTTATTTTGCCTGCTTCTGGGCAAATGGGTAGGAGGTCATGGTTATCTGATCTATTGTTTTGTCATGCTGTATTTATATTGTGGTCTGGGTACCTTAGTTGAAATTTCG AATGATGGAGTTATTGACTCTTGCTACAATGACGTCATTTGGTATAAACTACCCGTTCCGGAAAAGAAAATGCTGCGCATGATGTTAATGATGGCACAAAATACTTCGGGGCTGACGGTGGGTGCAGTTATGCCTCTAACCATGAATACAGGCTTGCAGTTGACAAAGGCGATTTACACCTGGACCATGATGTTGATTAACTTTATCAATTGA